From Zhongshania aliphaticivorans, one genomic window encodes:
- a CDS encoding SDR family oxidoreductase, whose translation MDLQVKGKVFLLAGASKGLGLAIAEQLSLNGASVAIASRSAQTIEASAIELAGRSGNPVKAYVMDASDGASIQRWVTDAHSDFGRIDGLVVNAGGPPVGQFDSFDDEDWLAAFNLTLMSAVRMVRAALPHLRSAGGGAILTLTSSSVKEPIDFLLLSNVMRAGVTSLAKSLSKQLAAENIRVNNLIPGLIATDRMQNLDKLQAQAKHLSISDQRRANEQTIPLGRYGEPAEFGKAGAFLLSPAASYITGASLVVDGGTMKTVW comes from the coding sequence ATGGATTTGCAGGTTAAGGGTAAAGTGTTTTTGCTTGCGGGGGCGAGCAAAGGCTTAGGCTTGGCAATAGCCGAACAGCTGTCTTTAAACGGTGCGTCGGTGGCCATTGCGAGTCGCAGCGCGCAAACTATTGAGGCTAGCGCCATTGAATTGGCCGGTCGCAGCGGAAATCCGGTAAAGGCCTATGTGATGGACGCGAGCGACGGCGCCAGTATTCAGCGGTGGGTAACCGATGCGCATAGCGATTTCGGGCGAATCGATGGCTTAGTAGTGAATGCCGGTGGGCCGCCGGTTGGTCAGTTTGATAGCTTTGATGATGAGGATTGGCTGGCGGCGTTTAATTTAACGCTGATGAGTGCAGTGCGGATGGTACGCGCGGCGCTACCGCATTTACGTAGTGCCGGTGGCGGTGCCATATTGACCCTAACGTCATCCTCAGTTAAAGAACCCATCGATTTTTTGCTGCTATCCAATGTAATGCGGGCTGGCGTGACGAGCTTGGCCAAAAGTTTGTCAAAACAGTTAGCGGCCGAAAATATCCGCGTCAATAATTTGATACCGGGCTTGATTGCCACTGATCGCATGCAGAATTTAGACAAACTCCAAGCGCAGGCTAAGCACCTTAGTATTAGCGATCAACGCCGTGCCAATGAGCAGACTATTCCCCTTGGTCGCTATGGCGAGCCTGCTGAGTTTGGTAAGGCGGGGGCTTTTCTACTGTCACCGGCCGCGAGCTATATTACCGGCGCTAGCTTGGTGGTGGATGGCGGCACAATGAAAACGGTCTGGTAG
- a CDS encoding TetR/AcrR family transcriptional regulator — protein sequence MTTDTNTSTSYHHGNLRQELMELAEKHLVTGGIGELSLRALAREIGVSQTAPYRHFKDKNALLAALATEGFRRFFALCEASENEPRADLSLLMFGLSYVQFAKLHTEMFHLMFGPVLQPRNDYPELFAAGREAIYKVRAGVERGFKTNVIRQLDDVASMAHTVWAAVHGVATLMLDHGDTYGYHRDLDLQAEKSLRMMIAGLCTDPTDISKLPATPSPAAE from the coding sequence ATGACAACTGACACCAACACAAGCACAAGTTATCACCACGGCAATCTCCGCCAGGAATTGATGGAGCTCGCCGAAAAGCACCTCGTTACTGGTGGCATTGGCGAGCTGAGCCTGCGCGCGCTCGCTCGAGAGATCGGCGTTTCACAAACTGCGCCTTATCGGCACTTTAAAGACAAAAATGCCTTGCTTGCAGCGCTGGCCACCGAAGGTTTTCGCCGCTTCTTTGCATTGTGTGAAGCAAGCGAAAATGAACCAAGGGCTGACCTGAGCTTATTAATGTTTGGCTTGAGCTATGTACAATTCGCCAAACTCCATACCGAAATGTTCCATCTCATGTTTGGCCCGGTATTACAGCCTCGCAATGACTACCCAGAACTGTTTGCCGCTGGCCGTGAAGCAATTTACAAAGTCCGCGCCGGTGTTGAACGCGGCTTTAAAACCAATGTTATTCGTCAACTCGACGATGTTGCATCAATGGCACACACCGTTTGGGCCGCCGTACACGGCGTTGCGACGCTAATGCTTGACCACGGCGACACCTATGGTTATCACCGCGACCTCGACCTTCAAGCAGAAAAATCGCTGCGCATGATGATCGCGGGGCTTTGCACTGACCCCACCGATATTTCTAAATTACCAGCAACGCCGAGCCCAGCAGCCGAATAA
- a CDS encoding ABC transporter permease → MNIVAALRNFSRAWRGGELGLLGFSLCLAVLIVTGIAGFSERLSGAMTQQSHHFLAADRVLKTARSIPESWLTEAQAQGLRTASVVSFRSMVAADDNMQLASVRGVSEAYPLIGELGVSDTAFGEVELVNRGPQTGEIWLDSRLMALLNLALGDEVSLGEANFRLSRALLSEPDRGGMNDMLAPRAMINIRDLAATEVVQPGSLVRYRYLFAGNTEQLDAYGAWLAPHLIEGQRWEDLRDGQPALANTLKRAEGYLLLAASLGVALAGAAIALAARRYGDRNTDNVAVMKALGAQRRQILYRYLGQLLLLCSGAITLGGLLGFGLQEILFSSLQGLIDIEIPPPSWRPFMVGAITAVVSTAVFALPPLWRLSKVAPLRVLRRDLADNSDDLLSSGLIGLLGVGLLMWWYSKDIQLSGALLLASLSLGLLAAGLVLLLISLARRATASRSQGALRLALAAIYRRRFGNAFQVASFALALMALTTLGVLRSTLLADWQMQLSEGAPNHFLINIQPNEISPLNAFFAEHQIADAGLYPMVRGRLTHINEMLLKDIEGIDAERGNVNREINLSWASDLPEDNRLEAGAWWPEVSVKGADNIAVSVEQELAEQLHLKLGSVLNFNIGGQTLQAEVGSIRSLDWSSMRPNFYFMFPPGSLEKYAGSYITSFYLAEGDKPLLTALLRAFPTVTLIEIDAVIKQMNTVVAQVSAAIGLVLLLVVVCALLVSVANVQASLDSRLHENAILRTLGASRKLVASGLLLEFSAVGLLAGLLAALGSNIALYGVQRWVLDMDGVWHGEVFLVVPLLGAVTMAATGWFYCRAVLTTPPLLVLGRL, encoded by the coding sequence ATGAATATTGTGGCGGCACTGCGCAATTTTAGCCGCGCTTGGCGGGGCGGCGAGCTGGGCTTATTGGGTTTTTCTCTGTGTTTGGCGGTATTGATTGTTACCGGCATCGCGGGGTTCTCGGAGCGGCTCAGCGGCGCCATGACGCAACAGAGTCATCATTTTTTAGCCGCAGATCGGGTGCTGAAAACTGCCCGCAGTATTCCTGAGAGCTGGTTAACTGAGGCCCAGGCACAGGGCTTGCGCACTGCCAGTGTGGTGAGCTTTCGCTCGATGGTCGCTGCGGATGACAACATGCAATTGGCCTCGGTGCGCGGGGTGTCAGAAGCCTACCCATTAATTGGCGAGTTAGGCGTGAGCGACACGGCCTTTGGTGAGGTAGAGCTTGTCAATCGCGGCCCCCAAACAGGGGAGATTTGGTTGGACTCCCGCTTAATGGCATTGCTGAATTTAGCGCTTGGCGATGAAGTCAGCTTAGGTGAGGCGAATTTCAGGCTTAGTCGGGCGCTGCTCAGTGAGCCTGATCGTGGTGGCATGAATGACATGCTAGCACCACGGGCAATGATCAATATCCGCGATTTGGCGGCCACCGAGGTTGTGCAGCCGGGTAGTTTGGTGCGCTACCGCTATTTATTTGCGGGTAATACTGAACAGCTTGATGCCTACGGGGCGTGGCTTGCACCGCATTTAATTGAAGGGCAACGCTGGGAAGACCTGCGCGATGGGCAGCCGGCGCTAGCGAACACCTTAAAGCGGGCCGAGGGCTATTTATTGCTCGCGGCGAGTTTGGGCGTGGCCCTTGCGGGCGCCGCAATTGCCTTGGCGGCGCGGCGCTACGGCGACCGCAATACCGATAATGTTGCCGTAATGAAGGCGCTGGGTGCCCAGCGTCGGCAGATTTTATACCGCTATCTTGGCCAATTGCTCCTGTTGTGCAGCGGTGCGATTACACTGGGCGGCTTATTGGGCTTTGGCTTGCAAGAAATTCTGTTCAGTAGCTTGCAAGGCTTAATTGATATTGAAATTCCGCCGCCTAGCTGGCGGCCCTTTATGGTCGGGGCAATTACCGCCGTGGTATCCACCGCGGTATTTGCCTTGCCGCCGCTGTGGCGCCTGAGCAAAGTGGCGCCGTTGCGGGTATTGCGCCGAGACCTTGCTGACAATAGTGATGACTTGCTGAGCAGTGGTTTGATTGGCTTGCTCGGCGTTGGACTATTAATGTGGTGGTATAGCAAGGACATTCAGCTTAGTGGTGCGCTGTTACTGGCAAGTCTGAGTTTAGGTTTGTTGGCCGCGGGCTTGGTGCTGCTTTTGATTTCTCTGGCTCGGCGCGCAACGGCGAGTCGCTCACAGGGCGCACTGCGTCTAGCGCTTGCGGCTATCTACCGGCGACGCTTTGGCAATGCTTTTCAGGTGGCAAGTTTTGCCCTGGCGTTAATGGCGCTAACTACCTTGGGCGTGTTGCGATCAACATTATTGGCCGATTGGCAAATGCAATTGAGCGAGGGTGCGCCTAATCATTTTTTAATTAATATTCAGCCAAATGAAATTTCGCCCTTGAATGCCTTTTTCGCTGAGCATCAAATTGCGGATGCCGGTTTATACCCCATGGTCAGGGGCCGTTTGACGCATATTAACGAAATGCTACTTAAGGACATTGAGGGTATTGATGCCGAGCGCGGCAATGTTAATCGAGAAATAAATTTGAGCTGGGCCAGTGACTTACCTGAAGATAACCGTCTAGAGGCGGGGGCTTGGTGGCCCGAGGTGAGCGTTAAAGGCGCTGACAATATTGCTGTTTCAGTAGAGCAGGAGCTTGCCGAGCAATTGCATCTTAAGCTTGGTTCAGTGCTTAACTTTAATATTGGCGGGCAGACTTTGCAGGCGGAGGTTGGCAGTATTCGCAGCTTGGACTGGAGCAGTATGCGTCCCAATTTCTACTTTATGTTTCCGCCGGGCAGCTTAGAGAAATACGCCGGGAGTTATATCACCAGTTTTTATTTGGCGGAGGGCGACAAGCCGTTGCTTACCGCGTTGTTGCGGGCATTTCCCACGGTGACCTTGATTGAAATTGATGCCGTGATTAAGCAAATGAATACCGTAGTCGCGCAGGTGAGTGCCGCCATTGGCTTGGTTCTGCTATTGGTTGTGGTTTGCGCCTTGCTAGTGAGCGTGGCGAATGTGCAGGCAAGCCTAGACAGTCGCCTACACGAAAATGCCATATTGCGTACCTTGGGGGCGAGCAGAAAACTTGTCGCCAGCGGCTTGCTGTTAGAGTTTTCTGCAGTAGGACTGCTAGCCGGTTTGTTGGCCGCCCTAGGCAGTAATATTGCGCTTTATGGCGTGCAGCGTTGGGTGTTGGATATGGACGGCGTTTGGCATGGCGAGGTGTTTTTGGTGGTGCCATTACTGGGCGCGGTGACAATGGCTGCAACGGGGTGGTTTTATTGCCGAGCCGTACTTACTACGCCGCCATTATTGGTTTTGGGCCGCTTATAA
- a CDS encoding TetR/AcrR family transcriptional regulator: MARTARFDRQVALDSAVELFWSRGYYATSMKHIEKALDMRPGSLYATFGSKSGLFAEALDAYASRSSDDFKQISDNAESVVDGLQRYLRSFAQPCNADAQMPAQACMLIKTLLEVNAEDAALRAQVDAILATVEKRLCQALEQAKAMGELRAEVDCPRLARLLQTQIIGLRSFAERNVPSDQLTALADDMAAILDAYRVR; the protein is encoded by the coding sequence ATGGCCCGCACAGCCCGCTTTGATCGCCAAGTTGCGCTGGATAGCGCCGTTGAACTGTTCTGGTCAAGAGGCTATTACGCCACCTCAATGAAACATATTGAGAAGGCCTTAGACATGCGCCCCGGCAGCCTTTACGCGACCTTCGGCAGTAAAAGCGGTTTGTTTGCCGAGGCCTTAGATGCCTATGCCAGCCGCAGCAGTGATGACTTTAAGCAAATAAGCGACAACGCCGAGAGCGTTGTAGACGGCTTACAACGCTACCTCCGTTCATTTGCCCAGCCCTGTAATGCGGATGCACAAATGCCCGCACAGGCATGCATGCTAATTAAGACCTTGCTTGAGGTGAATGCCGAAGATGCCGCGCTGCGGGCTCAGGTTGACGCCATACTTGCAACCGTCGAAAAGCGGCTTTGCCAAGCGCTTGAGCAGGCGAAGGCGATGGGAGAATTGCGCGCGGAAGTTGATTGCCCGCGATTGGCACGCTTATTACAAACCCAGATCATTGGCTTGCGATCATTTGCCGAACGCAATGTACCCAGCGATCAGTTAACCGCGCTTGCTGATGATATGGCCGCCATACTCGATGCCTACCGCGTTCGCTGA
- a CDS encoding ABC transporter ATP-binding protein translates to MIRVQDLCKTVTSGAQELAILRGINLEIKAGESAAIIGVSGAGKSTLLGLLAGLDNASSGAVFLHGQNISVMTEDQRASLRAKHVGFVFQSFQLLPGLTALENVMLPLELSGRSGAAAKAKVFLDKVGLAERGHHYPRQLSGGEQQRVALARAFAVEPDILFADEPTGNLDEHTGQRIIELLFALNSESDTTLVLVTHELPLARRCERQFVMHDGVLSEEFDNGGVATPSDSALDAL, encoded by the coding sequence ATGATTCGAGTACAAGATCTCTGTAAAACGGTCACCAGCGGTGCCCAGGAACTTGCCATATTGCGAGGGATTAACCTCGAAATCAAGGCGGGGGAGAGCGCGGCCATTATTGGCGTGTCTGGGGCGGGCAAGTCGACCTTACTAGGTTTGCTGGCTGGCTTGGACAATGCCAGTAGCGGCGCGGTATTTCTGCACGGTCAAAATATCAGCGTGATGACGGAAGATCAGCGCGCTAGTCTCAGGGCCAAGCATGTCGGTTTTGTGTTCCAGTCCTTCCAGTTATTGCCGGGTTTAACCGCATTAGAAAATGTGATGTTGCCACTAGAGCTGAGCGGCCGCTCTGGCGCTGCCGCTAAGGCAAAAGTGTTTCTTGATAAGGTCGGCTTGGCCGAACGCGGCCATCATTACCCCCGTCAACTCTCTGGTGGTGAGCAGCAGCGGGTTGCTCTGGCGCGGGCGTTTGCGGTGGAGCCAGATATTCTGTTTGCCGACGAACCCACCGGGAATTTAGACGAGCACACTGGTCAGCGCATTATAGAGTTATTGTTTGCGTTAAATAGCGAGAGCGATACCACCCTTGTACTGGTCACCCATGAGTTACCCCTCGCGCGACGCTGCGAACGACAATTTGTGATGCACGACGGTGTTTTGAGTGAAGAATTTGATAATGGCGGCGTTGCGACACCAAGTGATTCTGCGCTGGACGCGCTATGA
- a CDS encoding thiol-disulfide oxidoreductase DCC family protein → MGGNFEQANPPPPGFLGPDDKLVVFDGVCKFCHFWSRFIIRFDSHQHIKLATVQSPVGIALFEHYRLASSDIESVYFFTGGRVFEKSTAIFQIIKQLPWPWRPLLLFSLIPRPIRDLLYDLIARHRYRLFGRYEQCPLPTAEQEGRYY, encoded by the coding sequence ATGGGTGGCAATTTTGAGCAAGCGAACCCGCCGCCGCCCGGATTCTTAGGCCCCGACGATAAACTCGTGGTGTTCGACGGGGTCTGCAAGTTCTGTCATTTTTGGAGCCGCTTCATCATTCGCTTTGACAGCCACCAGCACATCAAACTTGCCACCGTGCAATCGCCCGTCGGGATCGCGTTATTTGAGCATTACCGTTTAGCAAGCAGCGATATTGAATCCGTCTATTTTTTTACCGGTGGTCGCGTATTTGAAAAAAGCACGGCGATTTTCCAAATTATTAAGCAGTTGCCCTGGCCCTGGCGGCCACTGCTCTTATTTTCACTGATCCCTCGCCCCATTCGCGATCTACTCTACGATCTTATTGCCCGCCATCGCTACCGTTTGTTTGGCCGCTACGAGCAATGCCCCCTGCCAACCGCTGAGCAAGAAGGCCGATATTACTAA
- a CDS encoding carboxymuconolactone decarboxylase family protein, which yields MSTFTLHDINSAPTEAKPFLEGSLKAFGMIPGLHAVMAEAPGLLEAYQTLHRLFVNSTLNADEKTVVWQTINVEHACHYCVPAHTGIAKSMKVSDEISNALRDETPLPSAKLEVLRDFTLAVVRQRGALEEKQVQDFYSAGFTQQNVLEVILGLSQKIMSNYTNHLAQTPVDKAFTQFSWEKK from the coding sequence ATGAGTACATTTACTTTGCACGACATAAACAGCGCACCGACTGAAGCTAAGCCGTTCCTAGAAGGCTCGTTGAAAGCCTTTGGTATGATTCCCGGCTTGCATGCCGTGATGGCTGAAGCCCCCGGCTTACTTGAGGCTTACCAAACCTTGCACCGCCTGTTTGTTAACAGCACTTTAAACGCCGACGAGAAAACTGTGGTTTGGCAAACAATCAATGTGGAGCATGCCTGTCATTATTGTGTGCCGGCTCACACGGGTATCGCAAAGTCCATGAAAGTTTCAGATGAGATCAGTAATGCCTTGCGCGACGAGACGCCGCTGCCAAGTGCCAAGCTCGAAGTCCTGCGCGACTTTACCTTGGCCGTGGTACGTCAACGTGGTGCGCTGGAAGAGAAACAAGTACAAGATTTTTATTCAGCCGGTTTTACCCAGCAAAACGTATTAGAAGTGATTTTGGGGCTTAGCCAAAAAATAATGAGCAACTATACAAATCATTTGGCCCAGACTCCGGTCGATAAAGCGTTCACGCAATTTTCGTGGGAAAAGAAGTGA
- a CDS encoding arylesterase has protein sequence MSLISLGTTSVAYASAADKTANILVLGDSISAGYGFDPALGWVTLLSKQIPETYTVVNASVSGETSAGGLNRLPALLAEHQPSIVIIELGGNDGLRGYPVNTLRKNLQALINLSIEAGAQPLLLGMKIPPNYGKRYTEAFAASYAKIAKANNLPWIDFFLDNIATNSSLMQSDGIHPNADAQALIVQKVLPALTPLLN, from the coding sequence TTGAGCTTAATATCGCTAGGCACAACGTCTGTAGCCTATGCGAGCGCCGCTGATAAAACAGCCAATATACTGGTGCTTGGCGACAGCATCAGCGCAGGCTACGGCTTTGACCCCGCACTGGGCTGGGTGACTCTGCTCAGCAAGCAAATCCCCGAAACGTATACCGTGGTCAATGCCAGCGTCAGCGGCGAAACCAGTGCCGGAGGCTTAAACCGTCTGCCCGCGCTATTGGCGGAGCACCAGCCGAGCATCGTCATCATCGAACTCGGCGGCAATGACGGCCTGCGCGGTTACCCCGTGAATACCTTACGTAAGAACCTGCAAGCCTTGATCAATTTAAGTATTGAGGCCGGCGCTCAACCGCTGCTCCTCGGCATGAAAATTCCGCCTAACTACGGAAAGCGCTATACCGAGGCCTTTGCCGCCAGCTATGCAAAAATCGCAAAGGCCAATAATCTGCCTTGGATAGACTTTTTCCTCGACAATATCGCCACTAATAGCAGCCTAATGCAAAGCGACGGCATACACCCCAACGCCGACGCCCAAGCATTGATAGTACAGAAGGTATTGCCAGCACTGACACCCCTGCTGAATTAA
- a CDS encoding class II fumarate hydratase, with translation MNTFRLERDSMGEVKVASSAKYGAQTQRALDNFAISGLVLPEQFIHAVVRIKRCAAMVNREEELLSEDLFQAIVSAADKVLDGAYSDQFPIDVFQTGSGTSTNMNVNEVLANLASESSGLEVSANDHVNMSQSSNDVIPSAIHVSAALALHKQLLPALEHLEAVLKRKASQLDGVLKTGRTHLMDAMPIKLSQEISAWAEQIHKARKRLLDTQKQLCQLAQGATAVGTGVNSPDLFSEKFCLAISIDTGLSFKPNSSLFEALSSQDTAVAASGQLKALAVALMKISNDLRWMNSGPLAGLGEIRLPALQPGSSIMPGKVNPVIPEAVAMAAAQVIGNDACITVAGQSGNFQLNVMLPVIAYNLLQSIDMLSTACRALADKAIADFTIDEAVMADSLARNPILVTALNPVIGYLAAAKIAKKAYAEQRPVLDVAVEMTDLSRDELAVLLDPASLV, from the coding sequence ATGAATACGTTTCGGCTCGAGCGCGACAGTATGGGCGAGGTGAAGGTTGCTAGTTCGGCTAAATATGGGGCGCAAACTCAGCGCGCCCTCGATAATTTTGCAATTAGCGGTTTGGTTCTGCCCGAGCAGTTTATTCACGCAGTGGTGCGTATCAAGCGCTGTGCGGCTATGGTCAATCGCGAAGAGGAGCTGCTGTCGGAAGATCTATTTCAGGCGATTGTTAGTGCTGCAGATAAGGTTTTGGATGGCGCCTATAGCGACCAATTCCCGATTGATGTATTTCAAACCGGTTCGGGCACTAGCACAAATATGAACGTAAACGAGGTATTGGCTAACCTTGCCAGCGAGAGTAGCGGTCTTGAGGTCAGCGCCAATGACCACGTCAATATGAGTCAAAGTAGTAATGATGTTATTCCTAGCGCGATCCATGTCAGCGCGGCGCTGGCCTTACACAAGCAATTATTGCCAGCGCTAGAACATTTAGAGGCTGTACTTAAACGCAAGGCTAGCCAGCTTGACGGTGTTCTCAAAACCGGTCGAACCCATCTTATGGATGCGATGCCGATTAAGTTGTCTCAAGAAATTTCGGCCTGGGCAGAACAAATTCATAAGGCCCGCAAACGTCTTCTGGATACCCAAAAGCAACTTTGTCAGTTGGCGCAAGGTGCAACAGCCGTTGGCACCGGGGTGAATTCGCCCGATTTATTTTCTGAGAAGTTTTGCTTGGCGATTAGTATCGACACCGGCTTGAGTTTTAAACCCAACAGCTCGCTGTTTGAGGCGCTATCTAGCCAAGACACGGCGGTGGCCGCCTCTGGTCAATTAAAGGCCTTGGCGGTGGCGTTAATGAAGATCAGTAATGATCTGCGCTGGATGAACAGCGGCCCGCTAGCGGGCTTGGGCGAAATCCGCCTGCCAGCGCTGCAGCCCGGCAGCAGTATTATGCCGGGCAAAGTAAACCCAGTGATACCCGAGGCGGTGGCGATGGCTGCCGCGCAGGTAATTGGCAACGACGCCTGCATAACCGTCGCCGGGCAGTCAGGTAATTTTCAGTTGAATGTCATGCTGCCGGTCATTGCCTACAACCTACTGCAAAGTATCGATATGCTGAGTACTGCCTGTCGGGCGCTGGCCGATAAAGCCATCGCTGACTTCACCATCGACGAGGCGGTAATGGCGGACAGCCTCGCTCGCAACCCAATATTAGTGACCGCGCTCAACCCTGTTATCGGCTATTTAGCGGCGGCAAAAATAGCTAAAAAAGCCTATGCCGAGCAACGGCCGGTACTGGACGTGGCCGTGGAAATGACCGATTTAAGTCGGGATGAATTGGCGGTGTTGTTGGATCCAGCGAGCTTGGTGTGA
- a CDS encoding DsbA family oxidoreductase has product MSSSLNIMHIDIVSDVVCPWCVIGYRQLAAALEASGTPHEIHWHPFELNPNMPTQGQNLREHIAEKYGTSKQQSQDSRIQMTEAAAQVGFEMNFSDDMRMHNTFNVHQLLHWADQFGRMHELKQALFTAHFTDGKNLSDINVLADVAANIGLERSEALAVLTDQRFANDVRVAQEFWLDQGIQGVPAVVFNRRHLVTGAQGIENYTRILKQLAEESA; this is encoded by the coding sequence ATGAGCAGTAGTTTAAATATTATGCACATTGATATCGTATCTGACGTTGTCTGTCCATGGTGCGTCATTGGCTACAGGCAGCTCGCAGCGGCGTTGGAAGCAAGTGGCACGCCACATGAAATTCATTGGCATCCCTTTGAGCTGAATCCCAATATGCCTACTCAGGGCCAAAATCTCCGTGAGCATATTGCCGAAAAATATGGCACGAGCAAACAGCAGTCGCAAGACAGCCGAATCCAGATGACTGAGGCTGCTGCGCAAGTCGGATTTGAAATGAATTTTAGTGACGATATGCGAATGCATAACACGTTTAACGTGCACCAGTTATTACATTGGGCAGATCAGTTCGGGCGTATGCACGAGCTAAAACAAGCGCTTTTTACGGCTCACTTCACCGACGGCAAGAACCTGTCGGACATCAATGTTCTAGCGGACGTCGCTGCCAATATCGGACTCGAACGCAGCGAAGCTTTAGCTGTATTGACCGATCAGCGTTTTGCCAACGACGTGCGAGTGGCTCAAGAATTCTGGTTAGACCAAGGTATTCAAGGGGTGCCCGCGGTAGTATTTAATCGCCGTCACCTTGTGACCGGTGCCCAAGGAATTGAGAATTACACCCGTATTTTGAAGCAGCTGGCCGAAGAGAGCGCGTGA